The following proteins are encoded in a genomic region of Musa acuminata AAA Group cultivar baxijiao chromosome BXJ2-11, Cavendish_Baxijiao_AAA, whole genome shotgun sequence:
- the LOC103972216 gene encoding protein ENHANCED DISEASE RESISTANCE 2-like isoform X15 — MLDNYKEPIPVLNFWILCSPEEEEESRPTLSRRITIGNGFPDSVPDWTCDVDSGLLSENNSDQVFSRKHWRLVRCQNGLRIFEELVEVDYLPRSCSKAMKAVGIMEATCESIFQLVMRMDGTRFEWDCSFQYGSLVEEVDGHTAILYHRLQLDWFPVFVWPRDLCYVRYWRRNDDGSYGENVLAVVLFRSREHVNCSPQPGFVRAHVESGGFKISPLKTCNGRLRTQVQYLMQIDLKGWGVGYFPSFQQHCLIQMLNSVAGLREWFSQTDENYDVSKMPLMVNMTAETAPIKKDRKTQENSVQPNSSQYQMHGASRHHVMLDEDSDDDEDYQIPEPEQEVYPIKLENEFNKAVLDEEPSASIDLSEFSGNLRRDDLDKSRNCWRISDGNNFRVRSKQFIYDKTKIPAGKHLMELVAVDWFKDVKRIDHVARRKGCAVQVASEKGLFSLVINVQVPASTHYSMVFYFVSKPLVPGSLLQLFVDGDDEYRNSRFKLIPAVPKGSWIVRQSVGSTPCLLGKAVDCTYIRGPDYLEIDVDIGSSTVANGVLGLVFGVITTLVVDMAFLVQANTYEELPERLIGAVRVSHVELSSALVPVLEASAPNV, encoded by the exons ATGCTTGATAATTATAAGGAACCTATTCCTGTTCTTAACTTTTGGATATT GTGTAgtcctgaagaagaagaagagagccgTCCTACTTTATCACGGAGAATAACCATAGGAAATG GTTTTCCTGATTCTGTACCTGATTGGACCTGTGATGTTGATTCAGGCTTGTTAAGTGAGAACAACTCTGATCAAGTCTTTTCTAGGAAACATTGGCGTCTTGTAAGATGCCAAAATG GGCTTCGCATCTTTGAGGAGCTTGTAGAAGTAGATTATCTT CCAAGGAGTTGTAGTAAAGCAATGAAAGCTGTTGGCATCATGGAAGCAACATGCGAATCTATATTCCAGCTTGTGATGAGGATGGATGGAACGCGATTTGA GTGGGATTGCAGCTTTCAGTATGGTAGTTTAGTTGAGGAGGTGGATGGACATACTGCAATACTCTACCATAGGCTGCAGCTGGACTGGTTTCCAGT GTTTGTGTGGCCTCGTGATCTATGTTATGTGCGTTATTGGAGACGTAATGATGATGGAAGTTATGGTGAGAAT GTTCTTGCAGTTGTTTTATTCCGATCAAGGGAGCATGTAAATTGTAGTCCACAGCCAGGATTCGTTAGAGCCCATGTTGAGA GTGGGGGTTTCAAAATTTCCCCCCTAAAAACTTGCAATGGAAGACTGCGGACACAAGTACAATATCTTATGCAAATTGATCTGAAAGGATGGGGCGTTGGTTATTTCCCATCATTTCAGCAACATTGTTTGATTCAGATGTTGAACAGTGTTGCTG GGCTCCGTGAATGGTTCTCCCAAACAGATGAAAATTATGATGTCTCAAAGATGCCATTGATGGTCAATATGACTGCAGAAACAGCTCCTATTAAGAAGGATAGGAAAACACAGGAAAATTCTGTTCAGCCGAATTCTTCACAGTATCAAATGCATGGTGCTAGCAGACATCATGTAATGTTGGATGAAGActctgatgatgatgaagattatCAAATTCCAGAGCCTGAACAAGAG GTTTATCCAATCAAACTTGAAAATGAGTTTAATAAGGCTG TTTTGGATGAGGAACCTTCAGCTTCAATTGATTTATCAGAATTTTCTGGCAACTTACGGCGTGATGACCTTGACAAAAGCCGTAATTGTTGGAGAATATCGGACGGGAACAATTTCAGAGTTCGAAGTAaacaattcatatatgacaagactAAG ATTCCTGCAGGAAAGCATCTAATGGAGCTTGTAGCTGTTGATTGGTTCAAGGATGTCAAGCGAATCGACCATGTTGCTAGGCGAAAAGGCTGTGCAGTCCAA GTTGCCTCCGAGAAGGGACTATTCTCATTGGTGATAAATGTGCAA GTTCCAGCTTCGACTCATTATAGTATGGTCTTCTACTTTGTGTCAAAACCACTGGTTCCTGGATCACTGCTGCAGCTTTTTGTTGATGGTGATGATGAGTACCGAAATAGTAGGTTCAAGCTTATTCCAGCCGTTCCCAAG GGCTCCTGGATTGTGCGCCAGAGTGTTGGAAGCACTCCCTGTTTATTAGGTAAAGCAGTTGACTGTACGTACATTCGTGGACCAGATTACCTGGAA ATTGATGTCGATATTGGTTCTTCTACAGTGGCTAATGGCGTTCTGGGGCTTGTTTTTGGTGTGATTACAACATTAGTAGTTGACATGGCTTTTCTTGTGCAG GCAAACACTTATGAGGAGCTTCCGGAACGGCTTATCGGTGCTGTCCGTGTATCCCATGTGGAGCTGTCATCTGCTCTAGTACCAGTTCTCGAAGCGAGTGCTCCCAATGTATAA
- the LOC103972216 gene encoding protein ENHANCED DISEASE RESISTANCE 2-like isoform X17 produces the protein MMCSPEEEEESRPTLSRRITIGNGFPDSVPDWTCDVDSGLLSENNSDQVFSRKHWRLVRCQNGLRIFEELVEVDYLPRSCSKAMKAVGIMEATCESIFQLVMRMDGTRFEWDCSFQYGSLVEEVDGHTAILYHRLQLDWFPVFVWPRDLCYVRYWRRNDDGSYGENVLAVVLFRSREHVNCSPQPGFVRAHVESGGFKISPLKTCNGRLRTQVQYLMQIDLKGWGVGYFPSFQQHCLIQMLNSVAGLREWFSQTDENYDVSKMPLMVNMTAETAPIKKDRKTQENSVQPNSSQYQMHGASRHHVMLDEDSDDDEDYQIPEPEQEVYPIKLENEFNKAVLDEEPSASIDLSEFSGNLRRDDLDKSRNCWRISDGNNFRVRSKQFIYDKTKIPAGKHLMELVAVDWFKDVKRIDHVARRKGCAVQVASEKGLFSLVINVQVPASTHYSMVFYFVSKPLVPGSLLQLFVDGDDEYRNSRFKLIPAVPKGSWIVRQSVGSTPCLLGKAVDCTYIRGPDYLEIDVDIGSSTVANGVLGLVFGVITTLVVDMAFLVQANTYEELPERLIGAVRVSHVELSSALVPVLEASAPNV, from the exons ATGAT GTGTAgtcctgaagaagaagaagagagccgTCCTACTTTATCACGGAGAATAACCATAGGAAATG GTTTTCCTGATTCTGTACCTGATTGGACCTGTGATGTTGATTCAGGCTTGTTAAGTGAGAACAACTCTGATCAAGTCTTTTCTAGGAAACATTGGCGTCTTGTAAGATGCCAAAATG GGCTTCGCATCTTTGAGGAGCTTGTAGAAGTAGATTATCTT CCAAGGAGTTGTAGTAAAGCAATGAAAGCTGTTGGCATCATGGAAGCAACATGCGAATCTATATTCCAGCTTGTGATGAGGATGGATGGAACGCGATTTGA GTGGGATTGCAGCTTTCAGTATGGTAGTTTAGTTGAGGAGGTGGATGGACATACTGCAATACTCTACCATAGGCTGCAGCTGGACTGGTTTCCAGT GTTTGTGTGGCCTCGTGATCTATGTTATGTGCGTTATTGGAGACGTAATGATGATGGAAGTTATGGTGAGAAT GTTCTTGCAGTTGTTTTATTCCGATCAAGGGAGCATGTAAATTGTAGTCCACAGCCAGGATTCGTTAGAGCCCATGTTGAGA GTGGGGGTTTCAAAATTTCCCCCCTAAAAACTTGCAATGGAAGACTGCGGACACAAGTACAATATCTTATGCAAATTGATCTGAAAGGATGGGGCGTTGGTTATTTCCCATCATTTCAGCAACATTGTTTGATTCAGATGTTGAACAGTGTTGCTG GGCTCCGTGAATGGTTCTCCCAAACAGATGAAAATTATGATGTCTCAAAGATGCCATTGATGGTCAATATGACTGCAGAAACAGCTCCTATTAAGAAGGATAGGAAAACACAGGAAAATTCTGTTCAGCCGAATTCTTCACAGTATCAAATGCATGGTGCTAGCAGACATCATGTAATGTTGGATGAAGActctgatgatgatgaagattatCAAATTCCAGAGCCTGAACAAGAG GTTTATCCAATCAAACTTGAAAATGAGTTTAATAAGGCTG TTTTGGATGAGGAACCTTCAGCTTCAATTGATTTATCAGAATTTTCTGGCAACTTACGGCGTGATGACCTTGACAAAAGCCGTAATTGTTGGAGAATATCGGACGGGAACAATTTCAGAGTTCGAAGTAaacaattcatatatgacaagactAAG ATTCCTGCAGGAAAGCATCTAATGGAGCTTGTAGCTGTTGATTGGTTCAAGGATGTCAAGCGAATCGACCATGTTGCTAGGCGAAAAGGCTGTGCAGTCCAA GTTGCCTCCGAGAAGGGACTATTCTCATTGGTGATAAATGTGCAA GTTCCAGCTTCGACTCATTATAGTATGGTCTTCTACTTTGTGTCAAAACCACTGGTTCCTGGATCACTGCTGCAGCTTTTTGTTGATGGTGATGATGAGTACCGAAATAGTAGGTTCAAGCTTATTCCAGCCGTTCCCAAG GGCTCCTGGATTGTGCGCCAGAGTGTTGGAAGCACTCCCTGTTTATTAGGTAAAGCAGTTGACTGTACGTACATTCGTGGACCAGATTACCTGGAA ATTGATGTCGATATTGGTTCTTCTACAGTGGCTAATGGCGTTCTGGGGCTTGTTTTTGGTGTGATTACAACATTAGTAGTTGACATGGCTTTTCTTGTGCAG GCAAACACTTATGAGGAGCTTCCGGAACGGCTTATCGGTGCTGTCCGTGTATCCCATGTGGAGCTGTCATCTGCTCTAGTACCAGTTCTCGAAGCGAGTGCTCCCAATGTATAA
- the LOC103972216 gene encoding protein ENHANCED DISEASE RESISTANCE 2-like isoform X18, translating into MLDNYKEPIPVLNFWILCSPEEEEESRPTLSRRITIGNGLLSENNSDQVFSRKHWRLVRCQNGLRIFEELVEVDYLPRSCSKAMKAVGIMEATCESIFQLVMRMDGTRFEWDCSFQYGSLVEEVDGHTAILYHRLQLDWFPVFVWPRDLCYVRYWRRNDDGSYGENVLAVVLFRSREHVNCSPQPGFVRAHVESGGFKISPLKTCNGRLRTQVQYLMQIDLKGWGVGYFPSFQQHCLIQMLNSVAGLREWFSQTDENYDVSKMPLMVNMTAETAPIKKDRKTQENSVQPNSSQYQMHGASRHHVMLDEDSDDDEDYQIPEPEQEVYPIKLENEFNKAVLDEEPSASIDLSEFSGNLRRDDLDKSRNCWRISDGNNFRVRSKQFIYDKTKIPAGKHLMELVAVDWFKDVKRIDHVARRKGCAVQVASEKGLFSLVINVQVPASTHYSMVFYFVSKPLVPGSLLQLFVDGDDEYRNSRFKLIPAVPKGSWIVRQSVGSTPCLLGKAVDCTYIRGPDYLEIDVDIGSSTVANGVLGLVFGVITTLVVDMAFLVQANTYEELPERLIGAVRVSHVELSSALVPVLEASAPNV; encoded by the exons ATGCTTGATAATTATAAGGAACCTATTCCTGTTCTTAACTTTTGGATATT GTGTAgtcctgaagaagaagaagagagccgTCCTACTTTATCACGGAGAATAACCATAGGAAATG GCTTGTTAAGTGAGAACAACTCTGATCAAGTCTTTTCTAGGAAACATTGGCGTCTTGTAAGATGCCAAAATG GGCTTCGCATCTTTGAGGAGCTTGTAGAAGTAGATTATCTT CCAAGGAGTTGTAGTAAAGCAATGAAAGCTGTTGGCATCATGGAAGCAACATGCGAATCTATATTCCAGCTTGTGATGAGGATGGATGGAACGCGATTTGA GTGGGATTGCAGCTTTCAGTATGGTAGTTTAGTTGAGGAGGTGGATGGACATACTGCAATACTCTACCATAGGCTGCAGCTGGACTGGTTTCCAGT GTTTGTGTGGCCTCGTGATCTATGTTATGTGCGTTATTGGAGACGTAATGATGATGGAAGTTATGGTGAGAAT GTTCTTGCAGTTGTTTTATTCCGATCAAGGGAGCATGTAAATTGTAGTCCACAGCCAGGATTCGTTAGAGCCCATGTTGAGA GTGGGGGTTTCAAAATTTCCCCCCTAAAAACTTGCAATGGAAGACTGCGGACACAAGTACAATATCTTATGCAAATTGATCTGAAAGGATGGGGCGTTGGTTATTTCCCATCATTTCAGCAACATTGTTTGATTCAGATGTTGAACAGTGTTGCTG GGCTCCGTGAATGGTTCTCCCAAACAGATGAAAATTATGATGTCTCAAAGATGCCATTGATGGTCAATATGACTGCAGAAACAGCTCCTATTAAGAAGGATAGGAAAACACAGGAAAATTCTGTTCAGCCGAATTCTTCACAGTATCAAATGCATGGTGCTAGCAGACATCATGTAATGTTGGATGAAGActctgatgatgatgaagattatCAAATTCCAGAGCCTGAACAAGAG GTTTATCCAATCAAACTTGAAAATGAGTTTAATAAGGCTG TTTTGGATGAGGAACCTTCAGCTTCAATTGATTTATCAGAATTTTCTGGCAACTTACGGCGTGATGACCTTGACAAAAGCCGTAATTGTTGGAGAATATCGGACGGGAACAATTTCAGAGTTCGAAGTAaacaattcatatatgacaagactAAG ATTCCTGCAGGAAAGCATCTAATGGAGCTTGTAGCTGTTGATTGGTTCAAGGATGTCAAGCGAATCGACCATGTTGCTAGGCGAAAAGGCTGTGCAGTCCAA GTTGCCTCCGAGAAGGGACTATTCTCATTGGTGATAAATGTGCAA GTTCCAGCTTCGACTCATTATAGTATGGTCTTCTACTTTGTGTCAAAACCACTGGTTCCTGGATCACTGCTGCAGCTTTTTGTTGATGGTGATGATGAGTACCGAAATAGTAGGTTCAAGCTTATTCCAGCCGTTCCCAAG GGCTCCTGGATTGTGCGCCAGAGTGTTGGAAGCACTCCCTGTTTATTAGGTAAAGCAGTTGACTGTACGTACATTCGTGGACCAGATTACCTGGAA ATTGATGTCGATATTGGTTCTTCTACAGTGGCTAATGGCGTTCTGGGGCTTGTTTTTGGTGTGATTACAACATTAGTAGTTGACATGGCTTTTCTTGTGCAG GCAAACACTTATGAGGAGCTTCCGGAACGGCTTATCGGTGCTGTCCGTGTATCCCATGTGGAGCTGTCATCTGCTCTAGTACCAGTTCTCGAAGCGAGTGCTCCCAATGTATAA